From the Plutella xylostella chromosome 5, ilPluXylo3.1, whole genome shotgun sequence genome, the window atacttagatactaaatataaatatcaacacccaagacccgagtacaaatatctgtctttaaacaaatatctgccccagccggaaatcgaacccgggaccttcggctcagtagtcagggtcactaaccactacgccatccgGTCGCCTGttatatgtttttaagctgctcGAAGGCCTCTGACAAGGCTTTACAACTGCAATTTTTTATAGatcaattttacataaaattaatgtgATGATGTTTGATTACCTCGTGTCTTAATTGTGATCCCAAGTAACCTGGCATAAATATTTCGATGGCCATGACCGACCCGTAGAATACTATGAAAATCTGTTCATAAGTGGGCAAGGgctgaaaatacaaattaatattataataatttcaaatatttttatacatttataatagtGCCTTTAGGTACATTtcacaattttaaatatcattTGAAAACAATTGCACATTGTTATATAGtcttaaattttattcaaagttcagtttatgtatgttaattttattaccagCAATAGCGCAGCAAGCGTCACACAGTTGCTCGCTGCTCCGATTCCAAATTGAACAAACATGGCTGGATTACATAGTTCTTGAATCAGCGAACAATATCTTTTGAGgaataaacataattaggtCAAAACGTATGTAATTTAAGCACGTatcaaaatacaatataacatGATTGTTAATAAAAATCTTACTGTAGCAGTAAATCATAGTGTTTTAAGCATTTGAGTAATTGCTTTTGTAGATGGTCATCTTTTTCCATACAATTAAGGTGGTCCAAAGACgtttcttttatatttataagacTGGAATTGAGAGCCTTAAATTGCGCAATTCCCATCAGGAGCAAACCAGAAATGAATGTATCAATAGTGATATTGTAGAACATGTGAAAGTACGAACTAACAGCCTGGTACCACCAAATTAACCAAAATGAATTTTCACGAAACTCATCACTGAGGAAGTAGTAATTGCAAATGGGCAAATCAAGGTTCTTCCCAAAAATAAGGTGAATCAAGAAAGGCAAAGCCACATGTATGTAAGCCATGTGGCACATGACACAGTAGATGTTAAAGCATTTGATGTATAAGAATTTGTATGACTGTGTTATTGCTTTATGTTCCTGTGTATCACCAATGAATATATCAGAATCTAATAAATTGAATACTTcctttatttgtttacttttgaTTGTCACAACGTATACTTTGAAAACATTTTGAActtcacaaaaataaaatattagttcaGGGATGAACTTTTCCAGATTTCTCGGAGTGTAAATTAGATTTAACGTCAATAGTACATTGTAGCCCACGAATATTACAACCAAAAGAGGTATAGcatagtatttataatatttatttttaatttgaaaaatcCAGAGAGCGCATATTTTCCAACAAAATACATTACTTTTAAAACcatctgatattttttcagacgccatgtttcaatgaatgcaaaaggaaaaataataCGACTGGGAATAGAATACCGAACAATTAAAGTTAGATAAAAAGCTCCTTGGtcattttaaattcatacTTTAACCATAATATAATTTCTTCATCTTCATTTATTATGACAAAGTTGCTTCCACCATACTTACgtcatataaaatttaatctaAAATGTACCAAGGTGATTTAATTGAATACcgaagtatataatataagtaccgatatttatttattttgccgGACATGGTTtctattttgaatatttgtttctTTTCTGTTATGTTATGgtattttcaataaaagtgttaataattttattttctctcattataacaaaaataagttgcgataaattgttttttttggaaaTGGTAGAACGTAAAAtacgataaaaaatatgatttgcaattatttttcatgcaaaattcaaaattctaaTAAACGTAGTTAGCACATTTGACGCATACTCTGACAAATAACTTGCCTCTCCACCGAAGTTAATTATTTGGTGGCTAATATTTCCCTCCACTTTTTTATCAACAGGCAATTTTTCTCGGCTTTCGCGGCTCTTGGctctgttttctttttttttaattaagtgaaACTAAGGGCCTCTTTGTTTTCAGCCGCTAGCTAATTGCCCGTCACTCCGTCACTTGTCACCACCAATGCTGGCCCACTCGTGTTTATTATAGCAACCTCTTTGCAGGCAATGAAATGAGTTTCATTTGTGTAGCTTTTGTGTTACAAATAAGGTTAGTAGAAATATTAATGACCCAAACACGGCTTTTGGCGCTGCACCAACGATTCAGTTATCGCTTTAACTTTAACGGATTTAAGAAACtgacttaattttattacgtAAAGAGATGATTGTGTtgtgttttaaaaacttttgtttcaACCCTCCGGGTGGTCATTAAATTTCAATGTAGgttgaatattatatttttatgtgcgATGGTAAGTATAGACTTGATATGTCTTAATAGATTTATGTGATAATTTTTCCATGTTAGTCTCAATTTAGTGCAAAATGTTGTCGAACAAGCGTTTTGGTTGCAGTTGCCAGTAGGTACTGAAGACGTCTGTCTGTATCACTGAAGACGTTAAGCTACGCCGAACTTAAACTTGAAAATACGCAGAATCGCAAATGGCAGAATTGTCATTGGACAAGAGAACGTTGAGAGGCCCTTAATCAATAAGAAATTTGTATCCTAATCCGTTGTACGGCGTTTAGCCATTCCCGCAgtccattttatttaaataacccTAAACCTATTTAGAGTGTGGAGAAGTAATCAGGCAGCAAAGCCGTGTCCACCGGGATCCAGTTTCAATCAAGCCGACTCTGTGCCGACCCTGATTAATGCATACTAAACAGGAGGCTAACTCTAGCTTAACACAAAACGAACGaatgagagctgtcgtgctGTCGGTATGTTAAGTGCTAATTTCTCCATAgacggttatctaaccgacagggattgatttataaattaaacgttatctccatataaaattcatgacagatgtgtcaaaaatcaaccactactccctagttatgctctaacc encodes:
- the LOC105387441 gene encoding odorant receptor 2a, coding for MASEKISDGFKSNVFCWKICALWIFQIKNKYYKYYAIPLLVVIFVGYNVLLTLNLIYTPRNLEKFIPELIFYFCEVQNVFKVYVVTIKSKQIKEVFNLLDSDIFIGDTQEHKAITQSYKFLYIKCFNIYCVMCHMAYIHVALPFLIHLIFGKNLDLPICNYYFLSDEFRENSFWLIWWYQAVSSYFHMFYNITIDTFISGLLLMGIAQFKALNSSLINIKETSLDHLNCMEKDDHLQKQLLKCLKHYDLLLQYCSLIQELCNPAMFVQFGIGAASNCVTLAALLLPLPTYEQIFIVFYGSVMAIEIFMPGYLGSQLRHESEQVIRAVYQSDWIDRSETFKRTLKLLVERAQKPVIMTAYSIISLSLSTFISIMKTAYSSYTLLRAVHTRNNVDQ